Proteins encoded in a region of the Coffea eugenioides isolate CCC68of chromosome 4, Ceug_1.0, whole genome shotgun sequence genome:
- the LOC113768768 gene encoding probable xyloglucan endotransglucosylase/hydrolase protein 23 isoform X2: MRSNAFLVISIIASFLLAAYAGNFYQDVAQTFGDQRFKILEGGQLLTLSLDKTSGSGFQSKNEYLFGRFDMQLKLVPGNSAGTVATFYLSSQGQGHDEIDFEFLGNSSGQPYTVHTNVYTQGKGGREQRFSLWFDPTTSFHTYSIVWNPQRIIFLVDNIPIRVFNNQESNGVPYPKNQAMRVYCSLWNADDWATQGGRVKTDWTLAPFTVSYRNLNANGCVKVPGSSACGSTNSLNNDQAWQTQGLDAKGRNRIRWVQQKFMIYNYCSDAARFPQGFPTECRGSRF; encoded by the exons ATGCGCAGCAACGCGTTCTTGGTT ATTTCCATAATTGCATCTTTTCTACTGGCTGCCTATGCTGGTAATTTTTATCAAGATGTCGCCCAGACTTTTGGGGATCAGAGGTTCAAGATTCTTGAGGGTGGCCAACTTCTCACGTTGTCCTTGGACAAAACTTCAGGCTCTGGATTTCAGTCCAAGAATGAGTATTTGTTTGGAAGATTCGACATGCAACTTAAGCTTGTACCAGGCAACTCTGCTGGTACCGTGGCCACATTTTAT TTATCATCCCAAGGACAAGGACATGATGAGATTGATTTTGAGTTCTTGGGAAACTCTTCTGGACAGCCTTACACAGTCCACACCAACGTTTATACTCAAGGAAAAGGCGGCAGGGAACAACGGTTTAGCCTGTGGTTCGATCCCACAACATCCTTCCACACCTATTCAATCGTTTGGAATCCTCAAAGGATCAT ATTCTTGGTGGATAACATACCAATAAGAGTATTCAACAATCAAGAGTCAAACGGAGTACCATACCCCAAGAACCAGGCCATGAGAGTCTATTGCAGCCTGTGGAATGCAGATGACTGGGCTACTCAAGGCGGCCGTGTTAAGACTGATTGGACACTTGCCCCATTCACTGTTTCTTACAGAAACCTCAATGCAAATGGATGTGTTAAGGTACCTGGATCATCAGCCTGTGGTTCCACAAATTCACTGAACAATGATCAGGCATGGCAAACCCAAGGGCTTGATGCTAAGGGGAGAAACAGGATTCGATGGGTTCAGCAGAAATTCATGATCTACAATTATTGTAGTGATGCTGCAAGGTTTCCACAGGGCTTTCCTACCGAATGCAGGGGCTCTAGGTTCTAG
- the LOC113768768 gene encoding xyloglucan endotransglucosylase/hydrolase 2-like isoform X1 produces MISLAFFKASFLLQISIIASFLLAAYAGNFYQDVAQTFGDQRFKILEGGQLLTLSLDKTSGSGFQSKNEYLFGRFDMQLKLVPGNSAGTVATFYLSSQGQGHDEIDFEFLGNSSGQPYTVHTNVYTQGKGGREQRFSLWFDPTTSFHTYSIVWNPQRIIFLVDNIPIRVFNNQESNGVPYPKNQAMRVYCSLWNADDWATQGGRVKTDWTLAPFTVSYRNLNANGCVKVPGSSACGSTNSLNNDQAWQTQGLDAKGRNRIRWVQQKFMIYNYCSDAARFPQGFPTECRGSRF; encoded by the exons ATGATCTCCCTTGCCTTCTTTAAAGCTTCATTCCTCCTGCAGATTTCCATAATTGCATCTTTTCTACTGGCTGCCTATGCTGGTAATTTTTATCAAGATGTCGCCCAGACTTTTGGGGATCAGAGGTTCAAGATTCTTGAGGGTGGCCAACTTCTCACGTTGTCCTTGGACAAAACTTCAGGCTCTGGATTTCAGTCCAAGAATGAGTATTTGTTTGGAAGATTCGACATGCAACTTAAGCTTGTACCAGGCAACTCTGCTGGTACCGTGGCCACATTTTAT TTATCATCCCAAGGACAAGGACATGATGAGATTGATTTTGAGTTCTTGGGAAACTCTTCTGGACAGCCTTACACAGTCCACACCAACGTTTATACTCAAGGAAAAGGCGGCAGGGAACAACGGTTTAGCCTGTGGTTCGATCCCACAACATCCTTCCACACCTATTCAATCGTTTGGAATCCTCAAAGGATCAT ATTCTTGGTGGATAACATACCAATAAGAGTATTCAACAATCAAGAGTCAAACGGAGTACCATACCCCAAGAACCAGGCCATGAGAGTCTATTGCAGCCTGTGGAATGCAGATGACTGGGCTACTCAAGGCGGCCGTGTTAAGACTGATTGGACACTTGCCCCATTCACTGTTTCTTACAGAAACCTCAATGCAAATGGATGTGTTAAGGTACCTGGATCATCAGCCTGTGGTTCCACAAATTCACTGAACAATGATCAGGCATGGCAAACCCAAGGGCTTGATGCTAAGGGGAGAAACAGGATTCGATGGGTTCAGCAGAAATTCATGATCTACAATTATTGTAGTGATGCTGCAAGGTTTCCACAGGGCTTTCCTACCGAATGCAGGGGCTCTAGGTTCTAG